The Nocardioides pantholopis genome window below encodes:
- a CDS encoding ABC transporter ATP-binding protein, which produces MPLHDTLSPPGRAATGVPAVRLAGVTRHFGSVQAVRGLDLEIAPGEVVAFLGPNGAGKTTTIDMLLGLTRATSGTVEVLGMEPRAAVVRGLVSAVMQTGGLLPDLTVRETVAFTASLFSRARPVDEALDAAGITDLANRRVGSCSGGEQQRLRFALALLPDPALLLLDEPTTGMDVEGRRRFWSALRRDAARGRTVVFATHYLEEADRYADRIVLVSRGRVVADGSSAEVRALATGRTLRFATHHPDAAAYAALPGVEDVEIQGESVLLRATDSDGLARHLLTRTDARDLEITAQGLEDAFVALTGGDQ; this is translated from the coding sequence ATGCCTCTTCATGACACCCTCAGCCCACCCGGCCGCGCCGCCACCGGCGTCCCGGCCGTCCGTCTCGCCGGCGTGACCCGGCACTTCGGCTCCGTCCAGGCGGTCCGTGGCCTCGACCTGGAGATCGCCCCCGGTGAGGTCGTGGCCTTCCTGGGGCCCAACGGCGCCGGCAAGACCACGACGATCGACATGCTCCTGGGCCTGACCCGCGCCACGTCGGGCACCGTCGAGGTGCTCGGGATGGAGCCCCGGGCGGCCGTCGTCCGGGGTCTGGTCTCGGCGGTCATGCAGACGGGCGGCCTGCTGCCCGACCTCACGGTCCGCGAGACCGTCGCCTTCACCGCGAGCCTGTTCTCCCGGGCGCGGCCGGTCGACGAGGCGCTCGACGCGGCCGGCATCACCGACCTGGCGAACCGGCGGGTCGGCAGCTGCTCCGGCGGTGAGCAGCAGCGCCTGCGGTTCGCGCTGGCGCTGCTGCCCGACCCCGCGCTGCTGCTCCTCGACGAGCCCACCACCGGCATGGACGTCGAGGGTCGGCGGAGGTTCTGGTCCGCGCTGCGCCGCGACGCCGCGCGGGGCCGCACAGTGGTCTTCGCGACCCACTACCTCGAGGAGGCCGACCGGTACGCCGACCGGATCGTGCTGGTCAGCCGCGGCCGCGTGGTGGCCGACGGCAGCAGCGCCGAGGTGCGGGCGCTCGCCACCGGGCGGACCCTGCGGTTCGCCACCCACCACCCGGACGCCGCGGCGTACGCCGCCCTCCCGGGCGTCGAGGACGTCGAGATCCAGGGCGAGAGCGTGCTGCTGCGCGCCACGGACAGCGACGGCCTGGCCCGGCACCTGCTCACCCGAACCGACGCCCGCGACCTGGAGATCACCGCCCAGGGCCTCGAGGACGCGTTCGTGGCGCTGACGGGAGGCGACCAGTGA
- a CDS encoding ABC transporter permease — protein MSTINVDTDLDPTARRAPRLGGFSTVVLRIELRRMLRNRRTLLFAMAFPAALFLSFGGQENAEDSVGNGNVAAYIMVSMALYGAALTAASGGASVAAERALGWSRQLRLTPLHPAVHVLTKAVLALVLGAVAITVVNLVGLAQGKPEMPLDVWLACGLLTLACTLVFAALGVFVGYLVPGESAMQVLGPGLALLGFLGNVFIPMETGSTIHRVAEWTPMFGVAEISRWPLTGDLGTGAVVNAVAWLVVFVAGAAWCLGRDTGRV, from the coding sequence GTGAGCACCATCAACGTCGACACCGACCTCGACCCCACCGCGCGACGGGCTCCCCGGCTCGGCGGCTTCAGCACCGTGGTGCTGCGCATCGAGCTGCGGCGGATGCTGCGCAACCGACGCACGCTGCTGTTCGCGATGGCCTTCCCCGCCGCCCTGTTCCTCTCCTTCGGCGGCCAGGAGAACGCCGAGGACTCGGTCGGCAACGGCAACGTCGCCGCCTACATCATGGTCTCGATGGCCCTGTACGGCGCCGCGCTGACCGCCGCGTCCGGTGGTGCCTCGGTCGCCGCCGAACGGGCCCTCGGGTGGTCGCGCCAGCTGCGGCTGACCCCGCTGCACCCGGCGGTCCACGTGCTGACGAAGGCGGTGCTGGCGCTGGTGCTCGGGGCGGTGGCGATCACCGTGGTCAACCTGGTCGGCCTGGCCCAGGGCAAGCCGGAGATGCCGCTGGACGTGTGGCTGGCCTGCGGGCTGCTGACGCTGGCCTGCACGCTGGTCTTCGCGGCACTCGGGGTGTTCGTCGGCTACCTGGTCCCGGGCGAGAGCGCCATGCAGGTGCTCGGCCCCGGGCTGGCGCTGCTCGGCTTCCTGGGCAACGTGTTCATCCCGATGGAGACCGGCTCGACCATCCACCGGGTCGCCGAGTGGACCCCGATGTTCGGGGTGGCCGAGATCAGCCGCTGGCCGTTGACCGGCGACCTCGGGACCGGCGCGGTCGTCAACGCCGTCGCCTGGCTGGTGGTCTTCGTCGCCGGCGCCGCCTGGTGCCTGGGCCGAGACACCGGGCGGGTGTGA
- a CDS encoding sensor histidine kinase, producing MPQTEPDRPTRLDRLGPVFASIWLIFLVDSVLEGWARRDEPAGVVGLLATLVFAGAYLTLWLQIRSDRSRLITNPPPRTAVAHLGGLLGLAVVAVACLGEPALSTIVFIAVSAVMVLPLRAAAPVVAVLVAGALGLADAEGWGSQSGLVFAVLAASISLLGLRTVLRANAAQVRAEQENARLAVENERTRFARDLHDILGHSLTVITVKAELAGRLLDVDPERARAELADLEWLSRDALSDVRRAVGGYRDLTLPGELVRARAALEAAGIQARLPGSVEEVPADLRELFAWTLREGVTNVVRHSRASTCDVRLGPTSIAVHDDGTGAGDEPGRGHGLTGMRERAAAVGATVTVRRLDPGFALEVSRA from the coding sequence ATGCCTCAGACCGAGCCGGACCGGCCCACGCGGCTGGACCGGCTCGGTCCGGTGTTCGCCTCGATCTGGCTGATCTTCCTGGTCGACTCCGTGCTCGAGGGGTGGGCCCGGCGCGACGAGCCGGCTGGGGTCGTCGGCCTGCTGGCGACGCTGGTCTTCGCCGGCGCCTACCTGACGCTGTGGCTGCAGATCCGCTCCGACCGGTCCCGGCTGATCACCAACCCGCCGCCGCGCACGGCCGTCGCGCACCTCGGCGGCCTGCTCGGGCTCGCGGTCGTGGCCGTCGCCTGCCTCGGCGAGCCGGCCCTGAGCACCATCGTCTTCATCGCGGTCAGCGCCGTGATGGTGCTGCCGCTGCGGGCCGCGGCGCCGGTGGTCGCGGTGCTGGTCGCCGGGGCGCTCGGCCTGGCCGACGCCGAGGGCTGGGGCAGCCAGTCCGGCCTGGTCTTCGCGGTGCTGGCGGCGTCGATCTCGCTCCTCGGGCTGCGCACCGTGCTGCGGGCCAACGCCGCCCAGGTGCGCGCCGAGCAGGAGAACGCCCGGCTGGCGGTGGAGAACGAGCGCACCCGCTTCGCCCGGGACCTCCACGACATCCTCGGGCACTCGCTCACGGTGATCACGGTGAAGGCTGAGCTCGCCGGCCGGCTGCTCGACGTCGACCCCGAGCGCGCCCGCGCCGAGCTCGCCGATCTGGAGTGGCTCAGCCGCGACGCTCTCAGCGACGTACGCCGCGCCGTGGGCGGCTACCGCGACCTGACGCTGCCCGGGGAGCTGGTCCGGGCCCGCGCCGCGCTGGAGGCGGCCGGGATCCAGGCGCGGCTGCCGGGCTCGGTCGAGGAGGTGCCGGCCGACCTGCGCGAGCTGTTCGCGTGGACGCTGCGCGAGGGGGTCACGAACGTCGTGCGGCACTCCCGGGCGAGCACCTGCGACGTCCGGCTCGGGCCGACCTCGATCGCGGTCCACGACGACGGCACCGGCGCCGGCGACGAGCCCGGCCGGGGGCACGGGCTCACCGGCATGCGCGAGCGGGCCGCGGCGGTCGGCGCTACCGTCACCGTCCGCCGGCTGGACCCGGGGTTCGCCCTGGAGGTGAGCCGCGCGTGA
- a CDS encoding response regulator transcription factor, translating to MIRLLLADDQALVRGALAALLSLEPDLEVVAEVGSGDAVLPAVLAHRPDVALVDVEMPGLDGIAATALVRDAAPGTRVLVVTTFGRPGYLHRALRAGASGFVVKDTPAARLADAVRRVHAGLRVVDPTLAADSIVTGASPLSERETEVLRAARGGSSVATMARRLSLSGGTVRNHLSAAIGKTGAANRTEAVLIAEDNGWL from the coding sequence GTGATCCGGCTGCTGCTGGCCGACGACCAGGCCCTCGTGCGCGGCGCGCTCGCGGCACTGCTCTCCCTCGAGCCGGACCTGGAGGTGGTGGCCGAGGTGGGCAGCGGCGACGCGGTCCTGCCCGCCGTGCTCGCACACCGGCCCGACGTCGCGCTGGTCGACGTCGAGATGCCCGGCCTGGACGGCATCGCCGCCACCGCGCTGGTCCGCGACGCCGCCCCGGGGACCCGGGTGCTGGTCGTGACGACCTTCGGGCGGCCGGGCTACCTGCACCGGGCGCTGCGGGCCGGCGCCTCCGGCTTCGTCGTCAAGGACACCCCGGCGGCCCGGCTGGCCGACGCCGTACGCCGGGTGCACGCCGGCCTGCGGGTCGTGGACCCCACGCTGGCCGCCGACAGCATCGTGACCGGCGCGTCCCCGCTCAGCGAGCGCGAGACCGAGGTGCTCCGGGCCGCGCGCGGCGGATCCTCGGTCGCGACGATGGCCCGGCGGCTCTCGCTGTCGGGCGGCACGGTGCGCAACCACCTCTCCGCGGCCATCGGCAAGACCGGCGCCGCCAACCGCACCGAGGCGGTGCTGATCGCGGAGGACAACGGCTGGCTCTAG
- a CDS encoding DUF3817 domain-containing protein: MSPTRLYRTVATAEAITWAVLLIGMFLKYVTDTTELGVRVGGMVHGAVFIAYCLTTVLVAIDQRWSAGKVVAGLASAVPPFVTIPFERYAERRGMLGSSWRLAQAAPAGVLEKLAAWLIRKPAQGVATGVAAVAVLFAVALVAGPPVG; this comes from the coding sequence ATGAGTCCCACCCGTCTCTACCGCACCGTCGCCACCGCCGAGGCGATCACCTGGGCGGTGCTGCTGATCGGCATGTTCCTCAAGTACGTCACCGACACCACCGAGCTCGGCGTCCGCGTCGGCGGCATGGTCCACGGCGCGGTCTTCATCGCCTACTGCCTCACGACGGTCCTGGTCGCGATCGACCAGCGCTGGTCCGCCGGCAAGGTCGTCGCCGGCCTCGCCTCCGCGGTGCCGCCGTTCGTCACGATCCCGTTCGAGCGGTACGCCGAGCGGCGCGGGATGCTGGGCTCGTCCTGGCGGCTGGCGCAGGCCGCGCCCGCCGGGGTGCTGGAGAAGCTCGCGGCCTGGCTGATCCGCAAGCCGGCCCAGGGCGTCGCGACCGGCGTCGCCGCCGTCGCCGTGCTCTTCGCGGTGGCGCTGGTCGCCGGCCCGCCGGTCGGCTGA
- the purQ gene encoding phosphoribosylformylglycinamidine synthase subunit PurQ — MKVGVVTFPGSLDDADAQRAVRIGGHEAVALWHGDHDLRGVDAIVLPGGFSYGDYLRCGAISRFSPVMAEVVAAAERGMPVLGICNGFQVLCESHLLPGALIRNQRQKFLCLDQPLRIENNSTPWTAAYAEGQEVVIALKNGEGSFVADAETLDRLEGEGQVVARYRGENPNGSLRDIAGICNERGNVVGLMPHPEHSVEDLTGTGTDGLGFFTSLALNVLEASA, encoded by the coding sequence GTGAAGGTCGGGGTCGTCACCTTCCCCGGCTCGCTGGACGACGCCGACGCCCAGCGGGCGGTCCGGATCGGCGGCCACGAGGCCGTCGCGCTGTGGCACGGCGACCACGACCTGCGCGGCGTGGACGCGATCGTGCTGCCTGGCGGCTTCTCCTACGGCGACTACCTGCGCTGCGGCGCGATCTCGCGGTTCTCCCCGGTGATGGCCGAGGTCGTGGCCGCCGCCGAGCGCGGCATGCCGGTCCTCGGGATCTGCAACGGCTTCCAGGTGCTCTGCGAGTCCCACCTGCTGCCGGGGGCGCTGATCCGCAATCAGCGCCAGAAGTTCCTCTGCCTCGACCAGCCGCTGCGCATCGAGAACAACAGCACCCCGTGGACCGCGGCGTACGCCGAGGGCCAGGAGGTCGTGATCGCGCTGAAGAACGGCGAGGGCTCGTTCGTCGCCGACGCCGAGACCCTGGACCGCCTCGAGGGCGAGGGCCAGGTCGTGGCCCGCTACCGGGGCGAGAACCCCAACGGGTCGCTGCGCGACATCGCGGGCATCTGCAACGAGCGCGGCAACGTCGTGGGCCTGATGCCGCACCCCGAGCACTCCGTCGAGGACCTCACCGGCACCGGCACCGACGGCCTCGGCTTCTTCACCTCACTCGCCTTGAACGTCCTGGAGGCGTCCGCATGA
- the purS gene encoding phosphoribosylformylglycinamidine synthase subunit PurS: MARVVVDVMPKPEILDPQGKAVLGALPRLGFAGVTDVRQGKRFELEVDGEVTDEVLARVHEMAETLLSNPVIENFTVRVEDSSGAEVLA; encoded by the coding sequence GTGGCCCGTGTCGTCGTCGACGTCATGCCCAAGCCCGAGATCCTCGACCCGCAGGGGAAGGCGGTGCTGGGCGCGCTGCCCCGCCTCGGCTTCGCCGGGGTCACGGACGTCCGTCAGGGCAAGCGCTTCGAGCTCGAGGTCGACGGCGAGGTGACCGACGAGGTCCTCGCCCGCGTCCACGAGATGGCCGAGACGCTGCTGTCGAACCCAGTCATCGAGAACTTCACGGTCCGCGTCGAGGACTCCTCCGGCGCCGAGGTGCTCGCGTGA
- a CDS encoding general stress protein produces the protein MSMPTPAAGGARATSPLRLQFPQSLAVYDEYSAAQRAVDFLSDRKFPVEQCMIVGTDLKRIERITGRLTTGKVALSGVLSGLWFGLFIGVIFTLFTAENTIVIVASTMLFGALFGVIWALVGYAATRGQRDFSSVTEVVATRYEVLVEHKVAAQARELLSQLPGGRPDPFA, from the coding sequence ATGAGCATGCCCACCCCCGCAGCGGGCGGCGCCCGCGCCACCTCGCCGCTGCGGCTGCAGTTCCCCCAGTCCCTCGCCGTCTACGACGAGTACTCCGCGGCCCAGCGCGCTGTCGACTTCCTCTCCGACCGCAAGTTCCCGGTGGAGCAGTGCATGATCGTCGGCACCGACCTGAAGCGGATCGAGCGGATCACGGGCCGGCTCACCACCGGGAAGGTCGCGCTCAGCGGGGTGCTCTCGGGCCTGTGGTTCGGCCTGTTCATCGGCGTGATCTTCACGCTGTTCACCGCCGAGAACACGATTGTGATCGTGGCCTCGACGATGCTCTTCGGCGCACTGTTCGGCGTCATCTGGGCCCTGGTCGGGTACGCCGCGACCCGCGGCCAGCGCGACTTCTCCTCGGTCACCGAGGTCGTCGCGACCCGCTACGAGGTGCTCGTCGAGCACAAGGTGGCCGCCCAGGCCCGCGAGCTGCTCAGCCAGCTGCCGGGCGGGCGCCCGGACCCGTTCGCCTGA
- a CDS encoding long-chain-fatty-acid--CoA ligase: MEATLSYNLSTLLEESAQKYPDREAIVINDTRLTYATVDTFANMCANLLVARGIKPGDKVALSCPNLPFFTVVYFGILKAGATVVPLNVLLKGREIAYHLQDSDAKAYFCFEGTEDLPMGANGHEGFSATDGCEHFFVITADLAAPSPIEGVETMAGAMMAHPGEFETVATDEDDTAVILYTSGTTGQPKGAELRHRNMRDNALSGEQLFGASAERPDTSLCVLPLFHSFGQTVCQNGVFAYGGTVVMQPRFEPHAALELMLKERITSFAGVPTMYWGLLGALGAGVDVTPIAENLRVAVAGGSALPVEVHREFQSKFGVTILEGYGLSETSPVASFSKYGEPVRPGSIGVPIPGVEMKLIDPEWNEITAGTDEIGEIAIKGHNVMKGYYNRPEATAEAIRDDWFRTGDLARKDEDGWYYIVDRAKEMIIRGGFNVYPREIEEVLLTHPEVSLCAVIGVPNESHGEEIKAVVIRTEGSSLTEDELIGWAKEQMANYKYPRLVEFRDSLPMTATGKILKRELS; the protein is encoded by the coding sequence ATGGAGGCCACGTTGAGCTACAACCTGTCGACCCTGCTCGAGGAGAGCGCCCAGAAGTACCCCGATCGCGAGGCGATCGTCATCAACGACACCCGGCTGACCTACGCCACCGTCGACACGTTCGCGAACATGTGCGCGAACCTGCTGGTGGCGCGCGGGATCAAGCCGGGCGACAAGGTGGCCCTGAGCTGCCCGAACCTGCCGTTCTTCACGGTCGTCTACTTCGGCATCCTCAAGGCCGGAGCCACCGTGGTGCCGCTCAACGTCCTGCTCAAGGGCCGCGAGATCGCCTACCACCTCCAGGACTCCGACGCGAAGGCCTACTTCTGCTTCGAGGGCACCGAGGACCTCCCGATGGGCGCCAACGGCCACGAGGGGTTCTCGGCCACCGACGGCTGCGAGCACTTCTTCGTCATCACCGCCGACCTCGCCGCCCCGTCGCCGATCGAGGGCGTGGAGACGATGGCCGGCGCGATGATGGCCCACCCCGGGGAGTTCGAGACCGTCGCGACCGACGAGGACGACACAGCTGTCATCCTCTACACCTCCGGCACCACCGGGCAGCCCAAGGGCGCCGAGCTGCGGCACCGCAACATGCGCGACAACGCGCTCAGCGGCGAGCAGCTCTTCGGTGCGAGCGCCGAGCGCCCCGACACCTCCCTGTGCGTGCTGCCGCTGTTCCACTCCTTCGGCCAGACCGTGTGCCAGAACGGCGTCTTCGCCTACGGCGGGACCGTCGTGATGCAGCCGCGCTTCGAGCCGCACGCCGCCCTGGAGCTGATGCTGAAGGAGAGGATCACCTCGTTCGCCGGCGTCCCGACGATGTACTGGGGCCTGCTCGGCGCGCTCGGGGCCGGGGTCGACGTCACGCCGATCGCCGAGAACCTCCGGGTCGCCGTGGCCGGCGGCTCCGCGCTGCCGGTCGAGGTGCACCGCGAGTTCCAGTCCAAGTTCGGGGTGACGATCCTCGAGGGCTACGGCCTCTCGGAGACCTCGCCGGTCGCCTCGTTCAGCAAGTACGGCGAGCCGGTGCGGCCGGGCTCGATCGGGGTCCCGATCCCCGGCGTCGAGATGAAGCTGATCGACCCGGAGTGGAACGAGATCACGGCCGGCACCGACGAGATCGGCGAGATCGCGATCAAGGGCCACAACGTGATGAAGGGCTACTACAACCGCCCCGAAGCCACCGCCGAGGCGATCCGCGACGACTGGTTCCGCACCGGCGACCTGGCCCGCAAGGACGAGGACGGCTGGTACTACATCGTCGACCGGGCCAAGGAGATGATCATCCGCGGTGGGTTCAACGTCTATCCCCGCGAGATCGAGGAGGTGCTCCTCACCCACCCCGAGGTGTCGCTGTGCGCGGTGATCGGGGTGCCGAACGAGAGCCACGGCGAGGAGATCAAGGCAGTCGTCATCCGGACCGAGGGCTCCTCGCTCACCGAGGACGAGCTGATCGGCTGGGCCAAGGAGCAGATGGCCAACTACAAGTACCCGCGCCTCGTGGAGTTCCGCGACAGCCTGCCGATGACCGCGACCGGGAAGATCCTCAAGCGCGAGCTGTCCTGA
- a CDS encoding SRPBCC family protein, with the protein MLHLPVPPEAAFDYLVEPRNRPAWQSSLVRVAEVDGGPRVGQTWVDVTGLGLRPRMRTTVLDRPHRWTEQGTWRRFRADLTLEFAPAPGGCVVEASMTVRASGPGRLVALLLARVAPYAVRADLRRAARRLAG; encoded by the coding sequence GTGCTGCACCTGCCGGTCCCGCCGGAGGCGGCCTTCGACTACCTGGTCGAGCCGCGGAACCGGCCGGCCTGGCAGTCCAGCCTGGTCCGGGTGGCCGAGGTCGACGGCGGGCCGCGGGTCGGCCAGACCTGGGTGGACGTGACCGGCCTCGGCCTGCGACCGCGGATGCGGACCACGGTCCTGGACCGCCCGCACCGCTGGACCGAGCAGGGCACCTGGCGCCGGTTCCGTGCCGACCTCACCCTCGAGTTCGCCCCGGCTCCCGGAGGCTGCGTGGTGGAGGCCTCGATGACGGTCCGGGCCAGCGGGCCCGGACGGCTGGTGGCGCTCCTCCTCGCCCGGGTCGCGCCGTACGCCGTGCGGGCGGACCTGCGTCGTGCCGCCCGCCGGTTGGCGGGCTGA
- a CDS encoding MFS transporter, with amino-acid sequence MTKQTPASAPPQDGFEPDPRRWRILGVSLVVGFMSLLDVTIVNVAIPSLRAGLEASTATVQWVISGYALAFGLTLVAGGRLGDAYGRKRMMAIGLAGFVASSAAVGFAPNIETVVAARLVQGASAGLLTPQNSGLIQDLFRGPERGRAFGLFGFTVATASACGPILGGAIIALAGEQDGWRWLFLVNIPIGLVAMVAILRLAPGKPPGADERPWIDIPGAVLLGGAVLCVLYPLVSAEGGARLPLLLLVLAPPLGWAFVAWERRLRAQGRPPLLDVGLLRRVSGYAGGLVVGTLYFTGFTGIFLVLSVHLQEQLGLSPLAAGALTTPFAVGAAFTAPLSGRLVTRLGRRITVLALSVMITGTLLVTLLAPGREGTALVAVLVPTLLLAGLGGGGVISPNFTLTLEGVPPAMGGAAGGALQTGQRIGTAFGAAALMTAYSIGLDHGPAVALRAALICSLVLLGLALAVALRDARVRA; translated from the coding sequence ATGACGAAGCAGACGCCGGCCTCCGCGCCGCCCCAGGACGGGTTCGAGCCCGACCCCCGCCGCTGGCGCATCCTCGGCGTCAGTCTCGTGGTCGGGTTCATGTCGCTGCTCGACGTGACGATCGTGAACGTCGCGATCCCGTCCCTGCGGGCCGGGCTCGAGGCCTCCACCGCCACCGTGCAGTGGGTGATCTCGGGCTACGCGCTGGCCTTCGGGCTGACCCTGGTGGCCGGCGGCCGGCTCGGGGACGCCTACGGACGCAAGCGGATGATGGCGATCGGGCTGGCCGGCTTCGTGGCGTCCAGCGCCGCTGTCGGGTTCGCGCCGAACATCGAGACGGTCGTGGCGGCCCGGCTGGTCCAGGGCGCCTCCGCGGGGCTGCTCACGCCGCAGAACTCCGGACTCATCCAGGACCTCTTCCGCGGCCCCGAGCGGGGCCGCGCCTTCGGCCTGTTCGGGTTCACGGTGGCGACGGCCTCCGCGTGCGGGCCGATCCTCGGTGGCGCGATCATCGCGCTGGCCGGGGAGCAGGACGGCTGGCGCTGGCTGTTCCTGGTCAACATCCCGATCGGGCTGGTCGCGATGGTCGCGATCCTGCGGCTGGCCCCCGGGAAGCCCCCGGGGGCCGACGAGCGCCCCTGGATCGACATCCCCGGCGCGGTGCTCCTCGGCGGGGCGGTGCTGTGCGTGCTCTACCCGCTGGTCAGCGCGGAGGGCGGGGCCCGGCTGCCGTTGCTGCTGCTGGTCCTCGCGCCGCCGCTGGGCTGGGCCTTCGTGGCCTGGGAGCGCCGGCTGCGCGCCCAGGGCCGGCCTCCGCTGCTCGACGTCGGCCTGCTGCGCCGGGTCTCCGGGTACGCCGGCGGCCTGGTCGTGGGCACCCTCTACTTCACCGGGTTCACCGGGATCTTCCTGGTGCTCTCGGTGCACCTGCAGGAGCAGCTCGGGCTCTCGCCGCTCGCCGCGGGTGCCCTCACCACGCCGTTCGCCGTCGGCGCGGCGTTCACCGCACCGCTCTCCGGACGGCTGGTGACCCGCCTGGGCCGGCGGATCACGGTGCTGGCGCTGTCGGTGATGATCACCGGCACCCTGCTCGTCACGCTGCTCGCGCCGGGCCGCGAGGGCACGGCGCTGGTGGCCGTGCTGGTCCCGACCCTGCTGCTGGCCGGGCTCGGCGGCGGCGGGGTCATCTCGCCGAACTTCACACTCACCCTCGAGGGGGTCCCGCCCGCGATGGGCGGCGCGGCCGGCGGGGCGCTCCAGACCGGGCAGCGCATCGGCACCGCGTTCGGGGCCGCGGCCCTGATGACTGCCTACAGCATCGGCCTGGACCACGGCCCCGCCGTCGCGCTCCGGGCCGCGCTGATCTGCTCGCTGGTGCTGCTCGGCCTCGCCCTCGCGGTGGCGCTCCGCGACGCGCGCGTGCGCGCCTGA
- a CDS encoding carboxymuconolactone decarboxylase family protein, producing MAFLGDAPETADARALYDDDRSSYGYVMDLSHLWAHHPPAHQQLFALLEELVEAGGLTLRQRAILVVSGAATVGDSYCSLAWGGKLATVTDPDLAAAVLRGSDDGLSPAEHAMATWARTVARDPNATTAADVEELRAAGWTDRQVFAITTFVALRAAFSTVNDALGAVPDPELRAGVPLQVRDAVTWGR from the coding sequence ATGGCCTTCCTCGGCGACGCCCCGGAAACCGCCGACGCCCGGGCGCTCTACGACGACGATCGGTCCTCGTACGGGTACGTCATGGACCTCTCCCACCTCTGGGCGCACCACCCGCCTGCGCATCAGCAGCTGTTCGCGCTGCTCGAGGAGCTGGTCGAGGCCGGCGGGCTGACCCTGCGCCAGCGCGCGATCCTGGTGGTATCCGGCGCCGCCACGGTCGGCGACTCCTACTGCTCGCTGGCCTGGGGCGGGAAGCTCGCGACCGTCACGGACCCCGACCTCGCCGCGGCCGTGCTCCGCGGGTCCGACGACGGGCTGAGCCCCGCCGAGCACGCGATGGCGACCTGGGCGCGCACCGTCGCCCGGGACCCCAACGCCACCACCGCCGCCGACGTCGAGGAGCTGCGGGCCGCCGGCTGGACCGACCGGCAGGTCTTCGCGATCACCACCTTCGTGGCGCTGCGCGCGGCGTTCTCCACCGTCAACGACGCCCTGGGCGCGGTGCCTGACCCGGAACTGCGCGCCGGCGTACCGCTGCAGGTCCGCGACGCCGTCACCTGGGGGCGGTGA